The DNA segment CCGCAGCCAGCCCTCCGACACTGGCCAGGTACCCACAGTACCCCCCCATGGTCTCAATGATGAACACACGCCGCTTGGTCCCACTGGCAGACTGCTTGATGCGGTCAcatgtctgacacacacacacagatgctcaTAGTCAGATCAAATAGACACacgggttgcatcccaaatggcacactattcctaTAAGcctataaggctctggtcaaaagtagtgcactatagggaatttgggacacatccactgTAAGGTTATCAATAGCTTGCAGACAATGTTATTTTGTTAGGTAGTAGGTACATACAAAAATGCTGTCTATACAGTAGGTATCAAATGCTCACACAATGCCCCACAACATGCTCCATGTCACAATATGATACAATCGTAAAATACAAACAGTATTGCAAGATTTACCAGGATGCAGTCTGATAAAGAATTCTTCCATAACACTAAAGCAGAAAACAGTCAGTAAGGGAAGAGTAATTCTAACTAGTAATGTATGCATGTTGTAAGTGCACAGAAATGGGTTTGTGTACAGTGTGCTCGTGTAAGTCTGTGTAAATGTGGGAGAGAAATGTCTATGTCTGTTGTCAGTCTATATTCCCAAGTACATTTGTGCATTCTTCTTTTCCACAATGTCAACTAGGGTCTGTCCAATAAGAGAATTCTTGACTAAActatttttgtttttgtattttagcTAATACAATGCTCATAAGTATACTTGTAGATAGTACGGTATAATAATTTCAATAGTACGGTATAATTTCACCCCTGTTGAAAGCTGTGAGTTCttgcctgagtgccagtctgtttgtgctatcatgccaactcccTGTCACTCCTTGTCATGCTTGTCTTGACAATGACAGCAatagagttggcaagagcacaaacagatctgggaccagactatgTGAGTTCTACCTTACCTCCACAATGGCATTGAGGGAAGTGTCTGCCCCGATACTCAGATCAGTACCGGGCACATTGTTACTAATGGTGGCAGGCAGCACACACATCGGGATGCAAAAGTCCTCATGGCTGGTCCGGGCCTCATAGAGCTGCAGCAGACACTCAAACGCCTGGAGATGGTGCGGCACAAACGTGTTAGACCATTAGGGGGGGCACTCTCAGACTCAAAGAGAGACCCTACTTCATTTTACCCCGACTATGGGcgttgtctcaaatggcaccctattctctatgcagTGCACTATTGGGGTCatgggactctggtcaaaagtagtgcactataaaaggctCTCATTTGGGAGGCAGAACCTCCTGTTACCTTGCTAGGGTCTGATGTAGAAAATgtagtatctgtgtgtgtatcctgagggTGGCTATCTCCGTGTGATAGGGGGGTTGGCTTGGCATCCCATTGGTAAAGAAGAGAAGGGTGGGGTAGGTTGGTCACCctggctggcagacagacagaagtgtTGACGTGGAAACAACAGTAGACTCAGTCTGTCACGATGCAGCCTGGCGACACTGCACTTGGCCTCATGACGTGAGGGAATGTTTGTACGCGAGTGGGAAAAATGCTGGCTGTTATTCGTGAGGTCCACTACCGATGCAGACAGTGTTCAAAACAAGATGGAGGTCTGGCCTGGTTCAAGACAACAATTAGATAGTCTAATACTGTTCTATGGCACATTCAATCTCCATTTTTCACTATTAGCAATAGATTCTCAGTATACACAAAATAAGATACTGTGTTTGTTCACAACAAGTAGGTTACTTAAGTGAATTCACTTCCTTCTCCAATACAGTATAGTGACTATTCAAATGCTTTTCAGATGCTTAGTGAAAATCTAGTTTTGGTTGATGATGGAATTAAAATCAACTAGATTGGTGAAAGTAACAATATTGGTTAGAGACAACATCTAAatgttaccactactactacttcatTAATACCCTACCCTTAAAAACCTCTACCTCATCCAACTGGCTTGTAGACAAATGTATAACAGGATAGGAGTGTTGTAGAGATAGCAGCATAGGAGTGTTGTAGAGATAGCAGGATAGGAGTGTTGTAGAGATAGCAGGATAGGAGTGTTGTAGAGATAGCAGGATAGGAGTGTTATAGAGATAGCAGGATAGGAGTGTTGTAGAGATAGCAGGATAGGAGTGTTGTAGAGATAGCAGCATAGGAGTGTTGTAGAGATAGCAGCATAGGAGTGTTGTAGAGATAGCAGGATAGGAGTGCTGTAGAGATAGCAGGATATGAGTGTCGTAGAGATAGCAGGATAGGAGTGTTGTAGAGATAGCAGGATAGGAGTGTTGTAGAGATAGCAGGATAGGAGTGTTGTAGAGATAGCAGGATAGGAGTGTTGTAGAGATAGCAGCATAGGAGTGTTGTAGAGATAGCAGGATAGGAGTGTTGTAGAGATAGCAGCATAGGAGTGTTGTAGAGATAGCAGGATAGGAGTGTTGTAGAGATAGCAGCATAGGAGTGTTGTAGAGATAGCAGCATAGGAGTGTTGTAGAGATAGCAGGATAGGAGTGTTGTAGAGATAGCAGGATAGGAGTGTTGTAGAGATAGCAGGATAGGAGTGTTGTAGAGATAGCAGGATAGGAGTGTTGTAGAGATAGCAGCATAGGAGTGTTGTAGAGATAGCAGGATAGGAGTGTTGTAGAGATAGCAGGATAGGAGTGTTGTAGAGATAGCAGGATAGGAGTGTTGTAGAGATAGCAGCATAGGAGTGTTGTAGAGATAGCAGCATAGGAGTGTTGTAGAGATAGCAGGATAGGAGTGTTGTAGAGATAGCAGCATAGGAGTGTTGTAGAGATAGCAGGATAGGAGTGTTGTAGAGATAGCAGCATAGGAGTGTTGTAGAGATAGCAGGATAGGAGTGTTGTAGAGATAGCAGCATAGGAGTGTTATAGAGATAGCAGGATAGGAGTGTTGTAGAGATAGCAGGATAGGAGTGTTGTAGAGATAGCAGGATAGGAGTGTTGTAGAGATAGCAGGATAGGAGTGTTGTAGAGATAGCAGCATAGGAGTGTTATAGAGATAGCAGGATAGGAACTGTTGTGTTAAACCAGACCAGGGACAAGTCAAGTCATTGTGTTTAGTAAACAATCATAGAAAGGTGCAGCTGCAGGCAGAACAACACTCGCCCTTGGGTCAAAAACATGCCACTGACGTCACTTCATGCCAGTATCTATCACTTACCTGTGATTTTCATTGTGATATTTACCAGCAACAACAGAAGCCTCAGACTGAAAGACCTAGACTTACAGGGACAGttaccagacacagattaagcctagttctggacaaaaaaaaacataaggagaatctccattgaaagtgctttttagtctaCGACAAGGCTTAAACTGTGTCCGGAAAACCGGCCCCTAATCATATACTACTTTACCTCTGCATGGGTTGAGCTTGAATGAAAACACTGTTTTGTAACTGCTTGCTGTTTCTAATTTACACATTGTTTGCAGCTGATCAGAAGATGAGTTGTCATACCTTTTCTTGCTATTTCATTGTGTTTATTATTCCCTTCTAAGGCTTTTTAAACTCTATCTAACTATTTTCCTTCAGACGTTATAGGAGCACATGCATACCTAGGTCAACACAAATCAGCATGGTGCCTTTGGGTTAGACCTAGTTATGTTCAGCCTGTTGTGATGCTGGTACACGCAACTCCCCAAGCTGCAATCATTGAAGTTctttattctgattggctggtagGTGTTCTAAACACATCTGACCTCACGACCTCTGATCCCCAGCCACACTTAGATAAGTAATAGCATTTAAGGCTGTGTCTGCGCCAATGCTGAGGTCAGAGCCCAGTATATTGTTGGAGACCGTGGCTGGGACCATAACCATGGGGACGCAGTTCTATGACTCCCAGGATGGCCTGCAGTACAGGGCAGAGCCAGAGCCAGGGCTTAAGAGCGAGGAGTTAATGTGTTTGCCCAaactggcactctattccctatgtagtgcactacttttgaccagggcccagagggctTTTTACCAGGGCcgtgagccctggtcaaaagtagtgcactgtatagggaaaaggcatttgggacacagacatgaGTAAAGATGAGACAAGGTGGGCGGAGCCAGGGTGAGGGAGCCAGGCCTATCACAACGGACAGTGTGACAGACAGGAAGCACCACACAGTAACTCACACAGAGATGGGGAGGGACACACAGGGAGGAGAGAGCCTAAAGGGGTTCTTTGAAAATACAGAAACATGTTCTTAATTATTATAGGAGGAAATAATGGAGAATATTTTGTAACTTTAGATTGTGAAATTAATGAATATAACGGCGTGAAACACTGAAAAAGATACAAAGACGCATGAGAAGAGAGTATATGTTTCCCTATCACTCAAAGATTCCAATTTTACTCATACCCTTAATGTTAATAACTTTTCAAAATTATAAAAGTACAATATACAATTTGGTACTGCAAAATAGTGGTATAATTCTGTAATAATATTGTAAATATATTAcatataaaatgtatttgatgTTGTTATGTGCTCTGCATACCTCAAATCCACCGATAACAAGCAAAGCATTGATGTTATGTATCCTGATTTGTTCAGCAATCTTATCAAGATGCTTTGCTGGAAGGGTTCTGAAATTAGAAATGAAAATCCAATAATCATCTACACAAGTCAGTGTTGATTCTTTTCAATGGCACCCTATCGGCCCTgttcaaaagtggtgcactatatagggaataggttgccattgaGGTCCCACAGCATAAACATTAGCCTACCTCTTTGTTCCCAGTATGGACCCTCCTTGGCCGGTCCAACCTGCTACATCTCCCCATTTAATCTCCTTTATCTGTGtggagacaaaaacaacaaaactgtgTTTGAGAATGAGGTTTCAAATGTGTTCTGTGTAGTCTACAAAAAGATGTGCTAAATGCGAACATCATCATTCATCATGTTCATTTCAAGGGGACACAAAACATTAGCATTTACGCTAAACGAATGAATTACATTCTAAAAAGCAATCAAGCACATCAGATTTGCAATCAACATTTATCTTGCTTTGTAttacaataccccccccccccaaattgtcACATGCGttaaatacaacaggtgaaatacttacttacaagcccttaaccaacaatgcagagttgtTTTTAAAGtaagtaagaaaatatttgcacaaataaaaaattgtaataataataaactaaagtaaagtaaaaaaaaaaaaaaaagttacaataaaataacaataacgataacgataacaataacaataacatacAAGGAGTacgggtaccgagtcaatatgtGGGGGTACCAGTTAGtagagataattgaggtaatatgtacatgtaggtaggggtaaagtgattaataaacagtgagtagcagcagcgtaaaagggggtcaatgcaaatagtctgggtggccatttgattaactgtttagcAGTTATATTTCTTGGGGTTAGAAGCTTTTAAGgggccttttggacctagactcggcgctccggtactgcttgccgtgcggtagcagagagaacagtctatgacttgggtgggtagagtctttgacaatttttagggccttcctctgacatcgcctggtatagaggtcctggatggcaggaagctttgacccagtgatgtactgggccgttcacactaccctctgtagtgccttgcagtcggatgccgagcagttgccataccaagcgatgATGACTGAAAAGGACCCGTGCAAAATCTTTTTAATcacttgagggggaataggcgttgtcgtgccctcttcatgactatcttggtgtgtttggaacatgatagtttgctagagatgtggacaccaaggaacttgaagctctcgacccgctccactacagccctgtcgatgtgaatgggggcgtgttcggccctccttttcctgtagtccacgatcagctcctttgtcttgctcacgttgagggagaggttgttgacctggcaccaccctgccagttctctgaccacctccctataggctgtctcttcgttgttggtgatcaggcctactactgttgtgtcgtcggcaaacttaatgatggtgttggagtcgtgcatggccacgcagtcatgggtgaagagggagtacaggattgtaatgagcacgcacccctgaggagcccccatgttgaggat comes from the Salmo trutta chromosome 21, fSalTru1.1, whole genome shotgun sequence genome and includes:
- the LOC115156902 gene encoding uncharacterized protein LOC115156902, with product MLLSLQHSYPAISTTLLSCYLYNTPILLSLQHSYPAISITLLCCYLYNTPILLSLQHSYAAISTTLLSCYLYNTPMLLSLQHSYPAISTTLLCCYLYNTPMLLSLQHSYPAISTTLLSCYLYNTPILLSLQHSYAAISTTLLSCYLYNTPILLSLQHSYPAISTTLLSCYLYNTPMLLSLQHSYAAISTTLLSCYLYNTPMLLSLQHSYPAISTTLLCCYLYNTPILLSLQHSYPAISTTLLSCYLYNTPILLSLRHSYPAISTALLSCYLYNTPMLLSLQHSYAAISTTLLSCYLYNTPILLSL